In Pseudomonas fluorescens, one genomic interval encodes:
- the araG gene encoding L-arabinose ABC transporter ATP-binding protein AraG translates to MHAQVQTHASSAGGSLRFNGIGKTFPGVKALDAISFVAHPGQVHALMGENGAGKSTLLKILGGAYIPSSGELQIGEQTMAFKSTADSIGSGVAVIHQELHLVPEMSVAENLFLGHLPASFGLINRGLLRQNALACLKGLADEIDPQTKVGRLSLGQRQLVEIAKALSRGAHVIAFDEPTSSLSAREIDRLMAIISRLRDEGKVVLYVSHRMEEVFRICDAVTVFKDGRYVRTFDDMSQLTHDQLVTCMVGRDIQDIYDYRSRPRGAVALKVDGLLGPGLREPVSFEAHKGEILGLFGLVGAGRTELFRLLSGLERNTAGRLELRGHELKLRSPRDAIAAGILLCPEDRKKEGIIPLASVAENINISARGANASLGCLLRGLWEKGNADKQIKALKVKTPHAGQQIKFLSGGNQQKAILGRWLSMPMKVLLLDEPTRGIDIGAKAEIYQIIHNLAADGISVIVVSSDLMEVMGISDRILVLCEGALRGEVSRDQANESNLLQLALPRHRADGVAN, encoded by the coding sequence ATGCACGCGCAAGTACAGACACATGCAAGCAGCGCCGGCGGCAGCCTGCGCTTCAACGGGATCGGCAAGACCTTCCCCGGGGTCAAGGCGCTGGACGCCATCAGCTTCGTCGCCCATCCAGGGCAGGTGCACGCCTTGATGGGCGAGAACGGCGCTGGCAAATCGACCCTGCTGAAAATCCTCGGTGGCGCCTACATTCCGAGCAGCGGCGAGTTGCAGATCGGCGAGCAGACCATGGCGTTCAAGTCGACGGCCGACAGCATCGGCAGCGGCGTCGCGGTGATTCACCAGGAGCTGCATCTGGTGCCGGAAATGAGCGTGGCCGAGAACCTGTTTCTCGGTCATCTGCCGGCCAGTTTCGGCCTGATCAATCGCGGCCTGCTGCGCCAGAATGCCTTGGCCTGCCTCAAGGGCCTGGCCGATGAAATCGATCCGCAGACCAAGGTCGGGCGCCTGTCGCTCGGTCAGCGGCAATTGGTGGAAATCGCCAAGGCGCTGTCCCGTGGCGCGCATGTGATCGCCTTCGATGAGCCGACCAGCAGCCTCTCGGCGCGCGAAATCGACCGTTTGATGGCGATCATCAGCCGCCTGCGCGATGAGGGCAAAGTGGTGCTCTACGTCTCGCATCGCATGGAAGAAGTGTTCCGCATTTGCGATGCGGTGACGGTGTTCAAGGACGGCCGTTACGTGCGCACCTTCGATGACATGAGCCAGTTGACCCACGATCAACTGGTGACCTGCATGGTCGGCCGCGACATTCAGGACATCTACGATTACCGCAGCCGTCCACGCGGCGCGGTGGCGTTGAAGGTCGACGGTTTGCTCGGCCCGGGGCTGCGTGAGCCGGTGAGTTTCGAGGCGCACAAGGGCGAGATTCTCGGGCTGTTCGGCCTGGTCGGGGCCGGGCGCACCGAGCTGTTCCGCTTGCTCAGCGGGCTTGAACGCAACACCGCCGGACGCCTCGAACTGCGCGGGCATGAATTGAAGTTGCGCTCGCCGCGCGACGCGATTGCCGCCGGGATCCTGCTGTGCCCCGAGGACCGGAAAAAAGAGGGGATCATCCCGCTGGCCAGCGTTGCCGAGAACATCAACATCAGCGCGCGCGGTGCCAATGCCAGCCTCGGCTGCCTGCTGCGCGGGCTGTGGGAGAAGGGCAACGCCGACAAGCAGATCAAGGCGCTGAAAGTCAAAACCCCGCACGCCGGTCAGCAGATCAAATTCCTGTCCGGCGGCAATCAGCAGAAGGCGATTCTCGGCCGCTGGCTGTCGATGCCGATGAAGGTGCTGCTGCTCGACGAGCCGACTCGCGGCATCGACATCGGCGCCAAGGCCGAGATCTACCAGATCATCCATAACCTGGCCGCCGACGGTATTTCGGTGATCGTGGTGTCCAGCGACCTCATGGAGGTGATGGGCATTTCCGACCGCATTCTGGTGCTCTGCGAAGGCGCGCTGCGCGGCGAAGTCAGCCGCGACCAGGCCAATGAATCCAACCTGCTGCAACTGGCTTTGCCGCGCCATCGCGCTGACGGCGTGGCGAACTGA
- a CDS encoding substrate-binding domain-containing protein has translation MKRRFGIRTLCSAALAVTAFSLSSTLLAADAVKIGFLVKQAEEPWFQTEWAFAEKAAKDKGFELIKIAVPDGEKTLSAIDSLAANGAKGFVICPPDVSLGPAIMAKAKLNDLKVIAVDDRFVDASGKFMEDVPYLGMAAFEVGQKQGNAMVAEAKKRNWDWKDTYAVVNTYNELDTGKKRTDGSMKALEDAGLPKDHILTAALKTLDVPGSMDATNSALVKLPSAAKNLIIGGMNDNTVLGGVRATEAAGFAAANVIGIGINGTDAIGELKKPNSGFFGSMLPSPHIEGYKTAEMMYEWVTTGKEPPKYTAMDDVTLITRENFKQELEKIGLWN, from the coding sequence ATGAAACGTCGTTTCGGGATTCGTACCCTGTGCAGTGCCGCCCTGGCGGTCACCGCGTTCAGTCTGAGCAGTACGCTGCTCGCTGCCGATGCCGTGAAAATCGGTTTCCTGGTCAAACAGGCTGAAGAGCCATGGTTCCAGACCGAGTGGGCTTTTGCTGAAAAAGCCGCCAAGGATAAAGGCTTCGAACTGATCAAGATCGCCGTGCCGGACGGCGAGAAAACCCTCTCGGCCATCGATAGCCTCGCCGCCAACGGTGCCAAAGGCTTCGTGATCTGCCCGCCGGACGTCTCGCTCGGCCCGGCGATCATGGCCAAAGCCAAACTCAATGACCTGAAAGTGATTGCCGTGGACGATCGTTTCGTCGACGCCAGCGGCAAGTTCATGGAGGACGTGCCGTACCTCGGCATGGCCGCGTTCGAAGTCGGCCAGAAGCAGGGCAACGCGATGGTCGCCGAGGCGAAGAAACGCAACTGGGACTGGAAAGACACCTACGCGGTGGTCAACACCTACAACGAACTCGACACCGGCAAGAAGCGCACCGACGGTTCGATGAAGGCGCTCGAAGACGCCGGCCTGCCGAAAGACCACATCCTGACCGCTGCGCTGAAAACCCTCGACGTGCCGGGCAGCATGGACGCCACCAACTCGGCGCTGGTCAAGCTGCCCAGCGCGGCGAAGAACCTGATCATTGGCGGCATGAACGACAACACCGTACTCGGCGGCGTCCGCGCCACCGAAGCCGCCGGGTTCGCTGCGGCCAATGTGATTGGCATCGGCATCAACGGCACCGACGCCATCGGCGAGCTGAAAAAGCCCAACAGCGGTTTCTTCGGCTCGATGCTGCCTAGCCCGCACATCGAAGGCTACAAGACTGCCGAGATGATGTACGAGTGGGTCACCACCGGCAAAGAACCGCCGAAGTACACAGCGATGGACGACGTCACCCTGATCACCCGTGAGAACTTCAAGCAAGAGCTGGAAAAAATCGGCCTGTGGAATTGA
- a CDS encoding SDR family oxidoreductase gives MAEPLSLPPVPAPPKGERLKNKVVLLTGAAQGIGEAIVAAFASQQARLVISDIQAEKVEKVAAQWRDKGYDVQAIKADVSRQQDLHAMARRAIELHGRIDVLVNCAGVNVFRDPLQMTEEDWRRCFAIDLDGAWYGCKAVLPQMIEQGVGSIINIASTHSSHIIPGCFPYPVAKHGLLGLTRALGIEYAAKGVRVNAIAPGYIETQLNVDYWNGFADPRAERQRAFDLHPPKRIGQPLEVAMTAVFLASDEAPFINASCITIDGGRSVMYHD, from the coding sequence ATGGCTGAACCTCTTTCCTTGCCGCCGGTGCCCGCGCCGCCGAAGGGTGAGCGTTTGAAAAACAAAGTGGTGCTGCTGACCGGTGCCGCTCAAGGCATCGGCGAAGCCATCGTTGCCGCGTTCGCCTCGCAGCAGGCCAGACTGGTGATCAGCGATATTCAGGCAGAGAAGGTCGAGAAGGTTGCCGCTCAGTGGCGCGACAAGGGCTACGACGTGCAGGCGATCAAGGCTGACGTCTCGCGCCAGCAAGACCTGCATGCCATGGCCAGACGGGCCATCGAGCTGCACGGGCGCATCGACGTGCTGGTCAACTGCGCCGGGGTCAACGTGTTCCGCGACCCGCTGCAAATGACCGAAGAAGACTGGCGTCGTTGCTTCGCCATCGATCTGGACGGCGCCTGGTACGGTTGCAAAGCCGTGCTGCCGCAGATGATCGAGCAGGGTGTCGGCAGCATCATCAACATCGCCTCGACCCATTCCAGCCACATCATTCCCGGCTGCTTCCCGTATCCGGTGGCCAAGCACGGCCTGCTTGGGCTGACCCGGGCGCTGGGCATCGAATATGCGGCGAAGGGCGTTCGGGTCAACGCCATCGCCCCGGGGTACATCGAGACGCAACTCAACGTCGATTACTGGAACGGTTTCGCCGATCCGCGCGCCGAGCGTCAGCGAGCATTCGATCTGCACCCGCCGAAACGCATCGGCCAGCCGCTCGAAGTGGCGATGACCGCCGTGTTTCTGGCCAGTGATGAAGCGCCGTTCATCAACGCCTCTTGCATCACCATCGATGGTGGGCGCTCGGTGATGTACCACGACTGA
- a CDS encoding SMP-30/gluconolactonase/LRE family protein — translation MPLTAVTQHRARLGEGPFWDAPTQALYWVDIAGKQALRLIGNNVQIWQMPEHVSAFIPCASGDALVTLSSGVYRLDLDSPGLEPRLTLFCIADPQPGNRPNEARCDAQGRLWLGTMQNNIGDNGEDLPIERRSGGLFRIDPDQRVTPLLLGLGIPNTLLWSDDGTTLLFGDSLDGALNRYFIHTDGNLDNAEIWYGPDQNGGPDGSAVDAEGYVWNARWDGSCLLRLTPDGKVDRKIDLPVSRPTSCVFGGEDLKTLYITSAQSPRNHPLDGAVLSMRVDVPGKLCTRFAG, via the coding sequence ATGCCGTTGACCGCCGTAACCCAACACCGCGCCAGGCTCGGTGAAGGGCCATTCTGGGACGCCCCGACCCAGGCGCTGTACTGGGTCGATATCGCTGGCAAGCAGGCGCTGCGGCTGATCGGCAACAACGTGCAGATCTGGCAGATGCCCGAGCACGTTTCCGCGTTCATCCCCTGTGCCAGCGGCGATGCGCTGGTGACCCTGAGCAGCGGCGTCTATCGTCTGGATCTCGATTCCCCGGGCCTCGAACCACGCCTGACTTTGTTCTGCATCGCCGACCCGCAACCCGGCAATCGGCCCAACGAAGCACGCTGCGACGCCCAAGGCCGACTGTGGCTCGGCACCATGCAGAACAACATCGGTGACAACGGCGAAGACCTGCCGATCGAGCGTCGTTCCGGTGGCTTATTCCGCATTGACCCCGACCAGCGTGTCACGCCATTGCTGCTGGGTCTCGGCATTCCCAACACGCTGCTGTGGAGCGACGACGGCACCACGCTGCTGTTCGGCGACAGCCTCGACGGGGCGCTCAATCGCTATTTCATTCACACCGACGGCAATCTGGATAACGCCGAGATCTGGTATGGCCCTGACCAGAATGGTGGCCCGGACGGATCGGCAGTCGACGCCGAGGGCTATGTCTGGAACGCCCGTTGGGACGGCAGCTGCCTGCTGCGCCTTACGCCGGACGGCAAGGTCGACCGCAAAATCGATCTGCCTGTCAGCCGGCCAACCAGTTGCGTATTCGGCGGCGAAGACCTGAAAACCCTGTACATCACCAGCGCCCAGAGTCCGCGCAACCATCCACTGGATGGCGCAGTCCTGTCGATGAGGGTCGATGTGCCGGGCAAACTCTGCACGCGGTTTGCAGGCTGA
- a CDS encoding FadR/GntR family transcriptional regulator, producing the protein MSSSFHASTVDWLGSWIAAGQVKPGQAIKVEADLGEQLGVSRTVIREAIKTLVAKGMLEVGPKVGTRVLPVRRWNLFDPQVVGWLSRNGLPENFVDDLLDLRRTIEPMAVRWACERASLEQIHAVQLAYNALERAVDSGIDYNRADQAFHECILAASHNQFIEQMVPALGALLAVSFEVSAADPDELRRTLPIHKDMADAIAARDSARGVWACMTLIDNADLAIKRFYPQVMADKKAS; encoded by the coding sequence ATGTCCAGCAGCTTTCATGCGTCAACGGTCGATTGGCTGGGCAGTTGGATTGCCGCTGGCCAGGTCAAACCGGGGCAGGCGATCAAGGTCGAGGCGGATCTGGGCGAGCAGTTAGGTGTCAGCCGCACGGTGATTCGCGAAGCGATCAAGACCCTCGTCGCCAAAGGCATGCTCGAAGTCGGGCCTAAGGTTGGCACTCGCGTGTTACCGGTACGGCGCTGGAACCTGTTCGATCCGCAAGTCGTCGGCTGGCTCTCACGCAACGGCCTGCCGGAAAACTTTGTTGATGACCTGCTCGACCTGCGCCGCACCATCGAACCGATGGCCGTGCGCTGGGCCTGCGAGCGCGCCAGCCTGGAGCAGATTCACGCGGTGCAACTGGCCTACAACGCGCTGGAACGGGCGGTCGACAGCGGCATTGATTACAACCGTGCCGACCAGGCCTTCCACGAATGCATTCTGGCCGCCAGCCACAACCAGTTCATCGAGCAAATGGTCCCGGCCCTCGGCGCCTTGCTCGCCGTGTCGTTTGAAGTCTCCGCTGCCGACCCCGATGAACTACGGCGCACATTGCCGATCCACAAAGACATGGCCGATGCCATTGCTGCCCGTGACTCAGCGCGCGGGGTCTGGGCCTGCATGACCTTGATCGACAACGCCGACCTGGCGATCAAACGCTTTTACCCGCAGGTGATGGCCGACAAAAAAGCCAGCTGA
- a CDS encoding DUF1285 domain-containing protein, translating to MSGPQKANDLLGQIPKTKGLPPVHLWNPDFCGDIDMRIARDGTWYYLGTPIGRKPMVKLFSTIIRRDGDDYFLITPVEKVGIKVDDAPFVAIAVEAEGEGEAQVLRFTTNVEETAEAGPEHPIRVEIDPVTQEPAPYVHVRTNLEALIHRNVFYQLVELAVSREIDGQRWLGVWSGGEFFRIGLEP from the coding sequence ATGAGTGGACCGCAAAAAGCCAATGACCTGTTGGGACAGATCCCCAAAACCAAAGGCCTGCCGCCGGTGCACTTGTGGAACCCGGACTTCTGCGGCGACATCGATATGCGCATCGCCCGCGACGGCACCTGGTATTACCTGGGTACGCCGATCGGGCGCAAGCCGATGGTCAAGCTGTTCTCCACCATCATCCGCCGCGACGGCGATGATTATTTCCTGATTACCCCGGTCGAGAAGGTCGGGATCAAAGTCGACGATGCGCCGTTCGTGGCGATTGCCGTGGAAGCCGAAGGCGAGGGCGAAGCGCAGGTCTTGCGTTTCACTACCAACGTTGAAGAGACTGCTGAGGCCGGGCCGGAACATCCGATCCGCGTCGAGATCGACCCGGTGACTCAGGAACCCGCGCCTTACGTGCACGTGCGCACCAACCTCGAAGCGTTGATTCACCGCAATGTGTTTTACCAACTGGTGGAACTGGCGGTCAGTCGTGAGATCGATGGGCAGCGCTGGTTGGGCGTATGGAGTGGCGGCGAGTTTTTCCGGATCGGCCTCGAGCCCTGA
- a CDS encoding DUF4823 domain-containing protein: MRSLVLLLAVLALGGCMTVSDMAEGTRYQMSDAGLLDHSDSRRVNNFRIQPDSFIYIAQGAFAPPGGSYPRPNVVAEEAFKGFVEYFPMVRRARAPEGLDQAMGEARDAGAHYLLYTRFAKADDRIGNSDEWLDQEAVDRLGIDGGVIQIMLIETSTQYLIDTARIKSRGGLLTFHDNKPEDLIGPPLAQYARSLLGVGDQ, from the coding sequence ATGCGTAGCCTGGTTTTGCTGCTGGCCGTTTTGGCGCTTGGCGGCTGTATGACTGTCAGCGATATGGCCGAAGGCACTCGCTATCAGATGAGCGACGCGGGGCTGCTGGATCACAGCGACAGCCGTCGGGTGAACAACTTCCGCATTCAGCCGGATTCGTTCATCTACATCGCTCAGGGCGCATTTGCACCGCCGGGTGGCTCCTATCCGCGCCCGAACGTGGTGGCCGAAGAAGCGTTCAAGGGTTTTGTCGAATACTTCCCGATGGTCCGCCGCGCCCGTGCCCCGGAAGGCCTCGATCAAGCGATGGGCGAAGCCCGCGATGCCGGCGCCCACTACCTGCTGTACACCCGTTTCGCCAAGGCTGACGACCGTATCGGCAACTCTGACGAATGGCTCGATCAGGAAGCCGTGGATCGCCTCGGCATCGATGGCGGGGTGATTCAGATCATGTTGATCGAGACCAGCACCCAGTATTTGATTGATACTGCACGCATCAAGAGTCGTGGCGGTTTACTGACGTTCCACGATAACAAGCCGGAAGACCTGATCGGCCCGCCGCTGGCGCAATACGCGCGCAGCCTGCTGGGAGTCGGCGACCAATAA
- a CDS encoding GTP 3',8-cyclase MoaA, which produces MIVDRQGRRFRNLRISLTSACNYACTYCVPNGKRLVAAQDELSAEAMARGVAYLIEAAGIERLRITGGEPLVSPKLESFMSAVGKMGLEDISLTTNGQLLAKKLPLLVDAGLRRINVSLDTLDAGAFRSIARGGDLATVLDGMDQAKAAGLKIKVNMVPLRGQNLDQVMPLLDYCLERGYELRFIELMRMGHLATDSNAFLQQFVSLQQLLSLIGERYEYAQADAPVDATAVRYAIPGRGHFGVIANESVPFCRTCSRLRLSSTGWLHGCLSSSNRHYVGDLLDKPRHQALPALQRLLVKALGDKQEVAFSGGATVMKIIGG; this is translated from the coding sequence ATGATCGTTGACCGTCAAGGCAGGCGTTTTCGCAATTTGCGCATCAGCCTGACTTCAGCCTGCAATTACGCCTGTACCTACTGCGTGCCCAACGGCAAGCGGCTGGTGGCTGCGCAGGATGAACTGTCGGCCGAGGCCATGGCCCGCGGCGTGGCTTATCTGATCGAAGCCGCCGGCATCGAGCGCTTGCGCATCACCGGTGGCGAGCCGCTGGTCAGCCCCAAACTCGAATCTTTCATGAGCGCTGTCGGCAAGATGGGGCTGGAAGACATCAGCCTGACCACCAACGGTCAACTCCTGGCGAAAAAACTTCCGCTACTGGTGGATGCCGGTCTGCGCCGGATCAACGTATCCCTCGATACCCTGGATGCCGGCGCGTTCCGCAGCATTGCCCGTGGCGGCGATCTGGCGACCGTGCTCGATGGCATGGACCAAGCGAAAGCGGCGGGACTGAAGATCAAGGTCAACATGGTGCCGTTGCGTGGGCAGAACCTGGATCAGGTGATGCCGCTGCTCGATTACTGCCTGGAACGGGGCTATGAATTGCGTTTCATCGAGTTGATGCGCATGGGCCACCTCGCCACCGACTCCAACGCCTTCCTGCAACAGTTCGTCAGCCTGCAGCAACTGCTGAGCCTGATCGGCGAGCGCTACGAGTACGCCCAGGCCGATGCGCCGGTGGATGCCACGGCCGTGCGCTATGCGATCCCGGGCCGCGGCCATTTCGGCGTGATCGCCAACGAAAGCGTGCCGTTCTGCCGAACCTGTTCGCGCTTGCGTCTGTCGTCGACCGGTTGGCTGCATGGCTGCCTGTCGTCGAGCAACCGCCACTATGTCGGTGATCTGCTCGACAAGCCGCGTCATCAGGCATTGCCGGCGCTGCAGCGTCTTCTGGTCAAGGCGCTGGGCGACAAGCAGGAAGTGGCGTTCTCCGGTGGTGCGACCGTCATGAAGATTATCGGCGGCTGA
- a CDS encoding TetR/AcrR family transcriptional regulator → MHKEPRKVREFRRREQEILDTALKLFLEQGEDSVTVEMIADAVGIGKGTIYKHFKSKAEIYLRLMLDYERDLNELLHSADVDKDKEALSRAYFEFRMRDPQRYRLFDRLEEKVVKGNQVPEMVEELHKIRASNFERLTLLIKGRISEGKLEDVPPYFHYCASWALVHGAVALYHSPFWSNVLEDQEGFFQFLMDIGVRMGNKRKRDPETPSS, encoded by the coding sequence ATGCACAAAGAACCTCGTAAGGTCCGTGAGTTTCGTCGCCGCGAGCAAGAAATTCTCGATACCGCGCTCAAGCTGTTCCTCGAACAAGGTGAAGACAGCGTCACCGTCGAGATGATTGCTGATGCCGTGGGTATCGGCAAAGGCACGATCTACAAGCATTTCAAATCCAAGGCCGAGATCTATCTGCGCCTGATGCTCGATTACGAGCGTGATTTGAACGAGCTGCTGCATTCGGCCGATGTCGACAAGGACAAGGAAGCGCTGTCCCGTGCCTACTTCGAATTCCGCATGCGCGACCCGCAGCGCTACCGCCTGTTCGACCGTCTCGAAGAGAAGGTGGTAAAAGGCAATCAGGTGCCGGAAATGGTCGAGGAGCTGCACAAGATCCGTGCCTCGAACTTCGAACGCCTGACCCTGCTCATCAAGGGCCGGATCAGCGAAGGCAAGCTCGAAGACGTGCCGCCGTATTTCCACTACTGCGCGTCCTGGGCGCTGGTGCACGGCGCGGTGGCGCTGTATCACTCGCCGTTCTGGAGCAATGTGCTGGAAGATCAGGAAGGTTTCTTCCAGTTCCTGATGGACATCGGCGTGCGCATGGGCAACAAGCGCAAGCGCGACCCGGAAACACCGAGCAGCTGA
- a CDS encoding TatD family hydrolase, whose product MLVDSHCHLDRLDLAAHDGSLDAALDAARQRGVGHFLCIGVSADNASDVKALAERYDDVDCSVGVHPLDVQPGAAPALDWLLHELNHPKVVAIGETGLDYHYEPEAAELQQESFRLHLQAAQQTGKPVIIHTRGARADTLELLREAALLQAGVLHCFTEDWDMAKAALDMGYYISLSGIVTFRNADALRDVASKVPADRLLVETDSPYLAPIPYRGKPNLPQYVREVAEFLAMLRGESYERFAEQTTENFKRLFPLASVKSAM is encoded by the coding sequence ATGCTCGTAGATTCCCATTGTCACCTTGATCGCCTCGACCTCGCCGCCCATGACGGTTCGCTGGATGCTGCACTCGATGCGGCTCGCCAGCGCGGGGTAGGGCACTTCCTGTGTATCGGCGTGAGTGCCGATAACGCCTCCGACGTCAAAGCCCTCGCCGAGCGCTACGACGACGTCGATTGCTCGGTTGGTGTGCACCCATTGGATGTGCAACCGGGCGCGGCGCCGGCGCTGGACTGGCTGCTGCACGAGCTCAATCACCCGAAAGTGGTGGCGATCGGTGAAACCGGTCTGGATTATCACTACGAACCGGAAGCCGCCGAGCTGCAGCAGGAATCTTTCCGCCTGCATCTGCAAGCCGCACAGCAGACCGGCAAACCGGTGATCATCCACACCCGTGGCGCCCGCGCCGATACCCTCGAGCTACTGCGTGAAGCGGCGTTGCTCCAGGCCGGTGTGCTGCATTGCTTCACCGAAGACTGGGACATGGCCAAAGCCGCGCTGGACATGGGCTATTACATTTCCCTGTCGGGCATCGTCACCTTCCGCAACGCCGACGCCCTACGCGACGTGGCGAGCAAGGTGCCGGCCGATCGCTTGCTGGTGGAGACCGACTCGCCGTATCTGGCGCCGATCCCTTATCGTGGCAAACCGAATCTGCCGCAGTACGTGCGTGAGGTGGCTGAGTTTCTGGCGATGCTGCGTGGGGAGAGCTACGAGCGGTTTGCCGAGCAGACCACCGAGAACTTCAAGCGCCTGTTTCCGCTGGCCTCTGTCAAATCTGCCATGTAG
- a CDS encoding PilZ domain-containing protein: protein MNEAISPGPRNGILSLTIKDKSVLYAAYMPFIKNGGLFIPTNKSYKLGDEVFMLLNLMDEAEKIPVAGKVAWITPKGAQGNRAAGVGVQFNEGDNTARSRIETHLAGALKSDRPTHTM from the coding sequence ATGAATGAAGCCATCAGCCCCGGGCCGCGCAACGGCATCCTGTCCCTGACCATCAAGGACAAATCGGTGCTTTACGCCGCCTACATGCCGTTCATCAAGAACGGTGGCCTGTTCATCCCGACCAACAAGAGTTACAAGTTGGGCGACGAGGTGTTCATGCTGCTGAACTTGATGGACGAGGCGGAGAAGATTCCGGTGGCCGGCAAGGTCGCCTGGATCACCCCCAAAGGCGCTCAGGGTAACCGCGCAGCCGGCGTCGGCGTGCAATTCAATGAAGGCGACAACACCGCCCGCAGTCGCATCGAAACCCATCTGGCCGGAGCACTGAAATCCGACCGTCCCACTCATACGATGTAA
- a CDS encoding DNA polymerase III subunit delta', with translation MAEAYPWQDSLWQQLAGRSQHAHAYLLHGPAGIGKRALAERLMASLLCQRPTPEACGECKSCLLLKAGSHPDNYILEPEEADKAIKVDQVRDLVSFVVQTAQLGGRKVVLIEPVESMNINAANALLKSLEEPSGDTVLLLVSHQPSRLLPTIKSRCVQQACPLPGEAMSLQWLAQALPECSEEERVELLTLAAGSPLAAVSLQSQGVREQRAQVVEGVKKLLKQQQSPTQLAEEWKSIPMLRLFDWFCDWSSLILRYQLTQDEAGLGLTDMRKVVQYLAQKSAQGKVLDIQDWILAQRQKVLSKANLNPALLLEALLVQWAGLPGQR, from the coding sequence GTGGCTGAGGCCTATCCATGGCAGGACAGCCTCTGGCAGCAACTGGCCGGACGTAGCCAGCACGCCCACGCGTACTTGCTGCACGGCCCGGCCGGGATCGGCAAGCGCGCGTTGGCCGAGCGCCTGATGGCCAGCCTGCTCTGTCAGCGTCCTACGCCGGAAGCGTGCGGTGAGTGCAAATCCTGCCTGTTGCTCAAGGCCGGCAGCCATCCGGACAATTACATCCTTGAGCCGGAAGAAGCCGACAAGGCGATCAAGGTCGACCAGGTCCGCGATCTAGTCAGTTTCGTGGTGCAGACTGCACAACTGGGCGGGCGCAAGGTGGTGCTGATCGAGCCGGTGGAGTCGATGAACATCAACGCCGCCAACGCCTTGCTCAAGAGCCTCGAAGAGCCGTCCGGCGATACCGTGTTGTTGCTGGTCAGCCACCAGCCGAGCCGTTTGCTGCCGACAATCAAGAGCCGCTGCGTGCAGCAGGCATGTCCGCTGCCGGGCGAGGCCATGAGCCTGCAGTGGCTGGCGCAAGCGCTGCCGGAGTGTTCCGAAGAGGAACGCGTCGAATTGCTGACGCTAGCGGCTGGTTCGCCGTTGGCGGCAGTCAGCCTGCAATCCCAGGGCGTGCGTGAACAGCGGGCACAGGTGGTCGAAGGGGTGAAGAAGCTGCTCAAGCAGCAGCAATCGCCGACGCAACTGGCCGAAGAGTGGAAAAGCATTCCGATGCTGCGCCTGTTCGACTGGTTCTGCGACTGGTCGAGCCTGATCCTGCGCTACCAACTGACCCAGGATGAAGCCGGTCTCGGTCTGACCGATATGCGCAAAGTCGTGCAGTACCTGGCGCAAAAAAGCGCCCAAGGCAAAGTCCTCGATATACAGGACTGGATTCTCGCCCAGCGGCAGAAAGTCCTGAGCAAAGCCAACCTCAACCCGGCACTGCTGCTGGAAGCGTTGTTGGTGCAATGGGCGGGATTGCCTGGTCAAAGATAA
- the tmk gene encoding dTMP kinase — protein MTGLFITLEGPEGAGKSTNREYLAERLRAEGVEVVLTREPGGTPLAERIRDVLLAPADEVMNPDTELLLVFAARAQHLAEVIRPALARGAVVLCDRFTDSTYAYQGGGRGLSMERIAALETFVQGDLRPDLTLIFDLPVEIGLARATARGRLDRFELEGRAFFEAVRNAFLQRAEADPARYVRIDAGQSLVKVQQALDTLIPNLLELIRG, from the coding sequence GTGACTGGCTTGTTTATTACCCTGGAAGGCCCGGAAGGCGCCGGCAAGAGCACCAACCGCGAATACCTCGCCGAGCGCCTGCGCGCCGAAGGTGTCGAAGTAGTGCTGACCCGCGAACCCGGGGGTACGCCACTCGCCGAGCGCATTCGCGATGTGCTGCTGGCCCCGGCCGATGAAGTCATGAACCCCGATACCGAGCTGTTGCTGGTGTTCGCCGCGCGCGCCCAGCATCTGGCCGAAGTGATCCGTCCGGCGCTGGCTCGCGGCGCGGTGGTGCTGTGCGATCGTTTCACCGACTCGACTTACGCCTATCAGGGCGGCGGTCGTGGTTTGTCAATGGAACGCATTGCTGCGCTGGAGACGTTCGTTCAGGGCGACCTGCGTCCGGATCTGACGCTGATTTTCGATCTGCCGGTGGAAATCGGCCTGGCCCGCGCCACTGCCCGTGGTCGTCTGGATCGATTTGAACTGGAAGGACGGGCGTTTTTCGAAGCGGTACGCAATGCGTTTCTGCAACGCGCCGAGGCTGATCCGGCGCGCTATGTGCGCATCGATGCCGGTCAGTCATTGGTCAAGGTTCAGCAAGCGCTGGATACCCTGATACCGAACTTGCTGGAGCTGATTCGTGGCTGA